A region of the Lycium barbarum isolate Lr01 chromosome 1, ASM1917538v2, whole genome shotgun sequence genome:
TTTTGGTGTGAATTCGGATATACATGCCCATTCAACACTTTATTTAGTAGTTAAGGCAAATTTATTGGATATCCACCTAAGATAAACTACACCATGTGTGAGAGAAAGAGATGCTACTATTGATGGACCGGTGCTACATCTAGATCTAAAAAACATGAATATGCTTATTGATAAAGTCTTATTTCAGACTAACAACTTGCTTTTGATTTCTATCTGCTATAAAGTTAAAACAATCAGATTCAGTTAAATCATTGTAACAATCATTAATTGGTAACATAATAAAGCTAATTGACATGCTTAATTTTATTAAATTGTATTGATCTcagtgcaacaacaacaacatatccagtgaaatcccacaatgtggggtctggggagggtaaagtgtacgcagaccttacccctatcttggaagatagggaggctgtttccgaaaaaccctcggctcaagagaaaacacaacgagaaaggttagataagcacaaacAGTTCAAAgtatgcaaatgaaactaaagaaagagaataagttaagatagagcagtctgaaaaaaggaagcagtagctaccacagataaataagataatcgaagtacaagaaacaacatatagtagcaagaatcaaagggCAATAGCCTATAGATCGAAACAGCGACTACCTACtagtcttctaccctaatctgagtccttcaTAACCTCATATTTAAAGTCATGTCTtcggtaagctgaaactgcgccatgtcctgtctcagcacCTCTCCCTAATATTTTTTCAGCCTATCCCTatctcttctgaaaccatccatagctaacctctcacacctccgcactggggcatctgtgcctctcttcctcacatgcccaaaccatctcagcctcgcttccctcatcttctCCTCCACTAATGCCACTCCAACCTTATTCTGAatatcttcatttctaatcctatctcacctggtgtgcccacacattcatcccaacattctcatttccgcaactttcatcttttggacgtgagagcTCTTGACTACCCAGTATTCtgccccgtacaataaagtcggtctcacaaccactttgtagaacctgcctctaagttttggtggcaccttcttatcacacagcactcctgaagtaagcctccatttcatccaccctgcaccaatacgatatgagacatcatcgtcaatatcccatttttttgtataatagacccaagatatttgaaacttcctttctttgggatggcctgggtaccaagcctcacttccacgccaggctcatgtgtcacgtcactaaacttgcactccatgtactctgtcttggtcctactcaacttgaaccctttagactccagagtttgtttccaaacctccagcttagcgttcactCCGCCGCGTAGctcgtcaatcaagactatgtcatccgcaaataacatacactatggcaccttaccttgaatttgtcgcgtcaaacaatccatcactaaggcaaataaaAATAGGCTAAGAGCTGaccctggtgcaaccccatctccaccgggaagtgctccgagtctcctcccactgtccttaccctggtcttggctccctcatacatgtccttgatcgccctaatgtacgctacaggtacacctttggcctccaagcatctccataaaacctctcttggcactttgtcgtaagccttttctaggtcgataaAAACCATGTGCAAATCCTTCTTCCTCttcctatactgctccaccagtctcctcacaagatggatgactTCTGTAGTCAAGCgccccgacatgaatccgaactggttctctgaaatggacacgtctcttctcaccctcatctctaccaccctttcccacactttcatagtgtggcttagcagcttgatccctctatagttgttgcaactttgaatatcacccttgttcttatacaaaggaaccatcatactccacctccattcctcaggcatcttcgccgtcttaaaaataacattaaacaatccagtcaaccactccaaacctgccctacccacactcttccaaaactccccagggatctcgtcaggcttggtagctcttcccctgcgcatcctgctaatagcacccttaacctcttccacctttatactcctacaatacccaaaatcgcgatgcctctcagagtactccaaataATGTCTATATCTCCttcctcgttcaagagtttatagaagtatgactgccatctccgtctaatgagagcttcctcCACCAATACATTGTCATCCTCGTCCTTGACGCACTTTACTTGATCCGGGTCCCGTGATCTCAGTGCATATTACATAAATCTTTATGTttacaaagaaagaaagaaaagtaaAACACGAGAAGTTATTGCTTACACTATGCGGTAGGGACTGTAAAGAATTTGATAAGTATGATAATCCTCAGAAGGATCAAAAGGAAGTTGATAAACTTCTTCTCTGCCACCCATATCATTAGCAAATAAATTAGTCTGTAATTTGCCTTCAGTGCCTACAAATTCAAAGTCAATCTCATCGTGACTGACCCCTTGAGCTTGATCATCTGAAATAAGCTGTCATATATAATCATCCACCTTTCAGTTCAaaattatatatcatatatatgctCGTAAATAATGTACACCAAGAAAAAGATTATTAACATACGTAGAAAGTTGTAATGACTCCATTGGTCTTCTTGTCTGGTATTTTCATTCTAATTGTAAATAATCCAGATTCATATTGTAATTTGGACCGAAATCCAGCTCCTGCGTCATTAAACAATTGATAATAAAAGTCGTAAATAAAGGTCATTGTATATTTATCCTAGAAAAACgttaaaaaaaaaacccaatgTTTAAACAAATGATTTTTTtcatatattatatatgtgtgtgtctgTGTGACTTACtagaatattttttaaaaatgccACGGACATTACATAATTTCTtctaaaaaaatgtaaaaaaaaaaaaaactatccaTTTGCATGGTGGAGGAGAAATTATAATCTAAGGCCAGTTTTGTGATATACATATTAAAAATACTTCCTCTGGTCCAAAATAATTAAGGTCGCATAGATTAAGAAATTCACTTACTCCTAAAAATTTAGATGTGTATTGACTAATATATCTCTAATTAAGAGGGACTTTGAAACCATAACAGGCATTAAATTTGTTCATTGAATTAAGAATGTAtcaagagtaaaaaaaaaaaattatggggggggggggagggagggaggATGAAATACCTTCTTGATAGACTaaaaaacctcaattattttgaatCAACTTTTAGAGGCTAAATCCTCAATTATTTTAGACCGGAGGAAGTATTCAAAATCCACTTACTCTAAATTCTGACATCACCAATCCAaattaaacaaaagaaaaaataaaaggagGACATAATTTTAAGTTATACCTGAGTTTCTGTCCAAAAGGAGTTGCACTGCAGTACTTTGGTTAAGAAAAGTTATATGATTTTGACCCCATAAAGGATAATAGTTTTGATTAAAATCAACCATGGCATTAATAGGTGCCAGAGCAAAAAACAGCAAAATACAAATAATTATACTCATGAGCCCAAAAGACGCCATCGAGAGAGAAATACAACCTGTCATCAAACTAATGACAATTTTACTGACTgctaattaagtttttttttttcttcctgtgTTGTGTTCCAAACTCCTGATATTTATATTGTCAATGCATGCTTATTTATGGTAGTACTTAATTATCTATGTGAATGTAATTAATTTGGATTACTTATGGTGAGTAAATTATTAAATTATTGAACTAACCCAAAAGACATAATTAACTTGAGTCTTTTGACCCTTTTTTCCTTATTTGGATGCGTATGATCAGAGTTCCTTATTTGGATGCATATGATCAGAGTTAAATTTATACGTACTTGCCTAATTAGATGTATGATCATGGATTATGATAAAGTTCCTTGAATCGTATGTGTCAGCATGAATACTTGCTTACGTAAACACCTTTTTAGTTCACTTAATTATGACTTATAATAAAATTTCCTGACAATATACCCTTCACTTTTAAATATTGTTTGGATACATACATGACGCATTAATTAGTGTCTGATCTtcttaataattaatcaaataaaAAGTTTAACTGATGACTCCATACAAAATCCTTTGAGAATCTAGTTACATCCTTTTGCGTGAAAGTTATATGTTCGGTCAAACATTCAAAGACGTTTAAAAGATTAGTTTTTGACCAAGTTTAAATTCAATATTGGATAAAATCTAGTGAAATAAAGAGAGCGGGATGTCAAAATAGAACAAGTACAAGTGTCAATTAGGTTGTTCAACCATTTTGTACAACCAGAattttaattcaaaaaaaaaaaaaactttatgctaatctatatctatatctatatatatatatataataaagctggGCAATAAGAGAGTGACGTGGTACCTCTCTAAGGCAGGattaacatttatcttttttctcggTTTTTTGagctttttctcctttttgtggTCTTAAAAATCTGCAAAAACTATTAAAACTCCTTATTTATCTCTTTCCATTTGTTAGTACTATTTATCTCTTCCTccctttttttttggaaaaaggccaaatatatccctgtactatcggaaaagggccaaatatacccttcgttatactttgagtccaatTATACCCCTGCCATTATACTATTAGTTcaatatacccctcctccgttaaagttgtccaagttggacatccaatcctacgtGACACTaatatttgatgaggtggatgccacgtggcatgtCACCTCACCACCactaacccattttacccctccctTCTATTTGTGCTTTCACCATTTCCTTCTCCTCCACCTCCACCACCATTGCCACAACTAAGAATTGAGAACTTTGGCACTTACATAAAGACAAAGAACTTGGAAATGAAGAAATTTGGGAATGTGAAGATGCAAAGATTTTAGGACCATGTTCCAAGAATTAAGATTTGGGAGGTACTGTCTAAGATGGTAACGACACTGAAGCGCGCCCTATCAATATTCATCAGATTCGGATTGAGCTTTCAAGGAGCATATTTTATTTTTGAGTGCTAATGGATGGTTCTTCTAAGTATAAGCAGTTGTACACTGTTTTTGTATCAATCATCTCGATCCTTGTTTTTTGCATTGTTTTTTTGTTTGGGCGTTAACTTGCTTTAACAGATGAGTTAGAGGTGAAGAGGATCCCCTTATtttgtatttcttttttcttttggaaaTTAATGTGACTATTTCTACCTTATCTCATAGCAATAGATCTATCTTATTGATCAGTGCACGGTATATCTTGGTAATTCCATTGACGATGCTAGTTCTTATCATTGTGCCATAAGAATTCTCTGTCTTTACGTGAGTGTCAAAATTCTCAATTCTTAGTTGTGGCAATAGTGGTGGAGGGAAAGGAAATGGTGAAAGAGTAATTAATAgaggggaggggtaaaatgggttaggggtggtaaggtggcatccacctcatcaaatattAGTGTCACGCAGGATTGGATGTCCaacttggacaactttaacggaagagggtatatttgaaccaatagtataatgggaggggtatatttggactcaaagtataacgaagggtatatttggcccttttacgatagtacaggggtatatttggcccttttccgttatttTTTTACCCAACCGTTGTCTTCTTCATATAGTAATTCTTTTCTCAATTAATCTCATTTAATTCCTTCCCAAAAATCACATCCCACATCCCACAAATCACAATCTCTTAATTATACTGCCCAATACTGATCACGTTTCCATCTAAAAATTGCAGAAATTTAAAGGGTTAATTTCTTTCCTTATTAATTCTATTCGTTCCTACTCTACTGAAATCTCTCTATACAAATAACCGTTTCATCCATTATAGATAACTCAAACCAACGTTTCTTTCTATTAGTAAATAAATCCCAAAAGCCTTACCAGTAATCCAAAAGTGTCTTTACCCTCCCTGGTGCAGTGATATAAATAGTGGAAAAAAGGGAGAAGTGCACTAGACCTTCGCTTCAACTCTCTCTCGCTTTCCCGTCTTTCATAGTATTTTATCCTGCTGTTGTTGTTGAATAATGCttaattagatttttttttttgtctgctGAATGTATAATTGTGTTTAAATACAATAATTATTAATCAGACGATACAATGATTATATTGTATGTTCGTTATGGTTGTTATAGAAATCTGTGTTATTCAATATCTACTGCTATTGCACAATATGGTCATCGGCAAAGAGTTTATGTGTTCGTGCGAGAGATAAAGATAGATGTCTGGCTCTCCAATTTGGTGAACGTTGTATCCTTTTGTAGAGCATCGCTCTTTCTGTTTGGCTTCTTCTTTTGAATTCGTAAATTACTTTTATCTGTTTTATTATCAAAAATGGATTTTTATGTTTTTGAGCAGATCCCAACAAAATTCGCCTAAAAGCTAATTTTATTCATATGTTCTACTGATCTATGCTATGTgtttctctttttcctttttaaattttgtgatttCACGTCCAACACTTAAATCCACTGAACAATAGTGCATTAAGTTGCAGTATTTTTTTCATAAAACACATGTATTTATTATGGTTTGATACCGGGAAAGTAAAAAGTGCTAAACATTTTGCACAACAAATTTATTTGGTTTCTCCTTTCGACCAAAAAACATAAAACAAATTTATTCGTTTTGtttttttcctttaaatttttgttatctttttttttttccttgtgtGGGTAAAGCACGGCTTTGATTAGCTCTCTGAAATTTTACATGTTATTAATGCCACATCAAGTACCTTAAGCGGTCTAGATTAGTTATGAGGAAATCAATGTTTTATTttatgcagggtttagttattcatgtagtattagttattttacttttatctgccataaaataatacataaatttctcataacttatacatgtaatATATGAATAACTTACCTCTTAACCAACTGTCAAACACAATATTACTTATGCGAGAtttaatatctgcataactcGCTTCCAAatcagctaccaaacgaccctaaATTCATAACCACATAACACTATAGGCATATAAGGCTGTTGACTATACTTTCAAGAATAGGTGGACAAAAGGGTGACAAAAATATATTGTCAGCCAGTAAATTTAAAGATTTTTATTTAGGCTTTTCGTTGTGATGCCATCGCagtttttctattttttatttttttattattatatatttttactTCTTTTCCTAAATAAAACATATACTCCTATGTGATCGTCTGATTAGACTTTTCGTTTTTGGAAAGTTAAGCTTTACAACGCAGCTTTCATCAATTTTTTGCAGGAATTTATTTTTGCTTATTTTTAATATTCCAGAACTATGAAAAAGACCCCTTCATAAAATTCGAccggcaatttgcaggattgtgcttcgctggggtggtctttaatttttgtccctcaaattggtggtctttaacttttaccCTTCGTTAAAAAtcccttggtttcgggttcgaacccccgttcagtcaaaaattttaaaaaaattcgcaaggtagagtttgagtTCGCAAGGCCTTAAGACAGAATTTGCATGGCCAGAAATTGCAAAATTtgtaaaattctgccttgcgaatccaaacatctgtcttgcgattttttttttttaacttagctAGTTCAAACCCACAACCTCGGGTATTAGGCGAagagcaaaacttaaagaccatcaatttggaggacaaaaattaaagaccaccccaaatgaagggcaatccgctcAAAAAAATGAAATTCAACAAGTTTTAAAACAAGGCTTTCGCCAAATGTTTGCAGGAATTTACTTTTGTTTATTTTAAATTCCAGAATTATGAAAAGACCACTTCATAAATTCAATAATATTTAACATTTAGACCAAATTTCAACAAGATCAGTATTATAGATTTATTATTTTTGTTTATGACCGCGCGCTCGGGGAAAAATTAACTAGTTTATATATAATGTGAAGTCTTTAGTGGAGAGTAGCATATTTGCTCCATCTAGCAGATCGTAAGTTAAAGTATATTTTTGTGCCAAAAAGTAAATGCTCGGCAAAATAGCGCTGTTTTTAATAGTTCAAACTTTAGAGGCATATTCGCTCCACGCTTAGCTAATGGTGGGAGTATTTTTGtgccaaaaaataaataaaaaaacatcAAACTAATGATATAATTACTCTATTTTCAATACTAGTTCATAGTAgcatttttttttaccttttgaCTATAACTATTGGCTACTGATTGACATATTTTTCTGGTTACCATGGCAAAATGATTTATAATTGGGCGCCAAAAAAGTTAGTACATTTGTGTCGTTTTCCTTAACAaaaagggtcatttgcacttttatcACTATTTTGTGCTGGTACTTAATTTTTTagccttcaaatgggctggtctttaattttttttccttcaaaattgaaagaaaaaacaATACTTTTACCGGAATTTGTTTTGGGAAGTGCAAAAGCTTTAATTTTTCGGAAACCAACATCATTGCCGTTTGATTGATAAACAAAACAGCTAAATTTCATTTTACACAAATGAATAGtttaatttacaaaaatatacttaataattatGAGTATCACCAGTTACATGCTTGCCTGCCAACTCATGTTTTGTAGTGCGTTCTGCTATCTGTACAGAATAAAACATGCCAGAGTATAAACATATATTATAAAAGTAATATAAGACAAACAAATCAGAATACCTTGTCAGAAGCAGATAAAATTATCTCACTCAGAAGAATGATACAACTTGTATAGGGGGTGAAGAATGATACAATTTGTATAGGGGGTTTCTCAATTTTTTGATCCTCTTCAATTTCAGGTGATAATTTTATGAATGATAACTCAATTTTCATTTTATTATACTAAAATTATTAAAATATTCTTGTAAAAACAAGTCATTCAATTTTGATATGAGTCTCATAAAAAAGTCACCAAACTATTTTGAGAAAATAAATAAGTTTCCCTCTAAACTTGTCCAGAAAACTCAGTTTCACACTACAACTTTATGAGCGTTTATTTACCCACTTATTCTTGTTTGAAGTGGAATAAATATCACCCTAAGATTATTATACTAGTCTCATGATGAGAGGTGCATTACACACGCGCCACGTCACTACCATGCCAGCACACGTCACTGCCATACAACACCACATCAGAGCCTCATCTAAAATTATCTAAATTTTGATTTTTGTCTATTCAAAGTCAAATCTGTCTCTTCCACCAATAAATCTTGAAGAAGATATTGAAACAACCAAAAATAAGTGTCACTTGCACACTGTAAAGAAACTAAATTGAAAGAAACAAAAAATTATCGAACAGGGAGAAATAACTCATCCGTCGTGCCCTAGCAAGGCGCACTTAAATCATAATCGGTGACAGAAATAACGGGAAAGAATTCTGCACTATAATACTTtgacatttttatttttaaacaatTAATCCCTAAAAATCATGACAAAGAAGATGAGGATAGAGGAGCGGCTTTGATTCTTATTTATTGcttcctccggataaaaaaaagtgttcacttttttttttttttttttcaaaaaaggtgttcacttattaaatcaacaaacaattaaccttatctttCCAAATTTGTCCcaattaagtgttatgtgataaaatctcaatgtctatttaaataggggtaatttagtcaatttacattttttttcttggagtgagtagttttttaaggggtgtgcaaatgactaagtgaactctttttttgatccggatgGAGTATTTATTTATTGTATAATAGAGACATCagtggggcccacccttttttaaaaaaaatttacgcgttttttttttccatatcaGAATTTGAGGTGGTATTTATTCCACTTCAAGCAAGAATAGCGGGTAAATAAACGCCCGTAAAGTTATAGTGTGAAACTGAGTTTTCCGGACAAATTTAAGGGGAACTAATGTAACGCAACTAACTTTTTGCCATCCTTCCGTGCATCATTATCATTAATCACTATTATACAATCACAACCGTTAAATATTACCAGCACCACCATCAGTTATCACCGATAATTATTTCCACTAAACTAACATTAGAAACCATTATTAATATCATTGCCGCCAAGGCACCAATCACCCTTACAATTACCTATACTCCCAACCACCAAAATCACCATCCAAACCCGtcactaggggtgtacatggatcggattggttcggatttttcaaataccaaaccaaaccaattgtgtcTGGTTTTTAAATtgacaaaccaaaccaaaccaataaaattcagaTTTTCTGACCTCGTTTTTTTtttcggttttctcgggttttt
Encoded here:
- the LOC132626642 gene encoding putative xyloglucan endotransglucosylase/hydrolase protein 1, with the translated sequence MTGCISLSMASFGLMSIIICILLFFALAPINAMVDFNQNYYPLWGQNHITFLNQSTAVQLLLDRNSGAGFRSKLQYESGLFTIRMKIPDKKTNGVITTFYLISDDQAQGVSHDEIDFEFVGTEGKLQTNLFANDMGGREEVYQLPFDPSEDYHTYQILYSPYRIVFFVDNIPVRTFKNNTNRGINFPTKPMWIEGSLWYSQSLWAGSINWNREPFIAYYQDFDISGCPYQPDNNCTSPVLYPWIRPKLDQKQLQVMRNFRQRHMVYSYCRHNRGRFPECVHQNT